The Melospiza melodia melodia isolate bMelMel2 chromosome 7, bMelMel2.pri, whole genome shotgun sequence genome has a segment encoding these proteins:
- the LOC134420864 gene encoding serine/threonine-protein kinase pim-1-like translates to MLLPQPDGASAPLEVVLLAKVSTGFPGVVQLLEWLELPNCIVMVLERPEQCQDLHRFIRARRFLPEEVTRELFRQVLEAVRRCTSCGVLHRDIKPENILVDLDTGQAKLIDFGCGTYLQDTV, encoded by the coding sequence atgctcctcccgcagcccgacggcgcCAGCGCACCcttggaggtcgtgctgctggccaaggtgtccactggcttccccggtgtggtccagctgctggagtggctcgagctccccaactgcatcgtgatggtgctggagcggccagagcagtgtcaggacctgcatcgtttcattcgggcacggcggttcctgcccgaggaggtgacgcgggagctgttccgccaggtgctggaggccgtgcggcgctgcaccagctgcggggtcctgcacagggacatcaagccagagaacatcctggttgacctggacaccgggcaggccaaactgattgactttggctgtggcacctacctgcaggacacagtc